A single genomic interval of Leptotrichia trevisanii DSM 22070 harbors:
- a CDS encoding chorismate mutase yields the protein MNINKNLDLGKIREKIDKLDSQLVELLEERLHIVQEVAQFKKLTGKKIFDEEREKEVIRKNLERVKNKELDHYIELILKDIMDSSKEYQKFKIGISTRYVNDLELENKRLGYTGVPGSYAYEVLMNLLKNNKNSNVYNIEENKNIFHFNSHRDLVEAVHTDQIDIAILPIENSIVGEVRDSIDLINTKNIHIIGEVRHKISHNLLGVKGSKVEDIKNIYSHEQAFMQCSEFLSKHEWHLNRMTNTAISGKYIASKNKKENACIANMKTKEVYGLELLKENINNEEENYTRFFVISNEDVVIDGSDKISIVTSANNESGALIELLQIFYKYGLNMVNLKSRPRVNKPWEYYFYIDFEGNMSSEKVKMALEEMREKSNYLQILGNYKLYNLEI from the coding sequence ATGAATATAAATAAAAATTTGGATTTAGGAAAAATTCGGGAAAAAATTGATAAATTGGATAGTCAGCTTGTGGAACTGTTGGAGGAAAGGTTGCATATTGTGCAGGAAGTGGCACAGTTTAAGAAGTTGACTGGAAAGAAGATTTTTGATGAAGAACGGGAAAAGGAAGTTATTCGGAAAAATTTGGAAAGAGTGAAAAATAAGGAGCTGGATCATTATATTGAATTGATTTTAAAGGATATTATGGATTCCAGCAAGGAATATCAGAAATTTAAGATAGGGATTTCGACTAGATATGTGAATGATTTGGAATTGGAAAATAAAAGGCTGGGCTACACTGGGGTGCCAGGTTCTTATGCTTATGAAGTGCTTATGAACCTGCTTAAAAATAATAAAAATTCAAATGTTTATAATATTGAAGAGAATAAAAATATTTTTCATTTTAATTCGCATAGGGACTTGGTGGAGGCTGTGCATACTGATCAAATTGATATTGCGATATTGCCGATAGAAAATTCTATTGTGGGGGAAGTGCGGGATAGCATTGATTTGATTAATACAAAAAATATTCATATAATTGGGGAAGTTAGACATAAGATTTCACATAATTTGCTTGGTGTAAAAGGGAGTAAAGTTGAGGATATAAAAAATATTTATTCTCACGAGCAGGCTTTTATGCAGTGTTCGGAATTTCTATCAAAGCACGAATGGCATCTTAACCGGATGACAAATACTGCAATTAGCGGAAAATATATTGCGTCAAAAAATAAAAAGGAAAATGCCTGTATTGCGAATATGAAAACAAAAGAAGTATACGGCTTGGAATTACTGAAAGAAAATATTAATAATGAAGAGGAAAATTATACGAGATTTTTTGTTATTTCAAATGAAGATGTTGTAATTGACGGAAGCGATAAAATAAGCATTGTAACAAGTGCGAATAATGAGTCAGGAGCATTAATCGAATTATTGCAGATTTTTTATAAATATGGGCTGAATATGGTAAATCTGAAATCACGTCCGAGAGTAAATAAACCTTGGGAATATTATTTTTACATTGACTTCGAGGGGAATATGTCTAGTGAGAAAGTAAAAATGGCACTTGAAGAAATGAGGGAAAAATCAAATTATTTACAAATTCTTGGAAATTATAAACTATATAATTTGGAAATATAA
- a CDS encoding pseudouridine synthase, protein MRLDKFLANSGIGTRKEVKDILKNRKISVNDVFVKDGKIQIDEKKDIVKYENKIVNYKPFVYIMMNKPAGVISATEDNHHKTVIDLLNDEYRTYDIFPVGRLDIDTEGLLLLTNDGVLSHNLLSPKKHVDKKYYVKIANPLSEDDIKMLENGIKLEENFVTKKAKVEIICNGSEKESKNSDFDENKNNKNENLVYITISEGKFHQVKRMFKAVNNEVLYLKRVKMGNLLLDEKLELGEYRELTEEELNNLKV, encoded by the coding sequence ATGAGATTGGATAAATTTTTGGCAAATTCGGGCATTGGAACGAGAAAAGAAGTCAAGGATATTTTAAAAAACAGGAAAATTAGTGTTAATGATGTTTTTGTGAAAGATGGAAAAATTCAGATTGATGAAAAAAAAGATATTGTAAAATATGAAAATAAAATTGTGAATTATAAGCCATTTGTCTATATTATGATGAATAAACCCGCTGGAGTAATTTCTGCAACGGAAGACAATCATCACAAAACTGTCATTGACTTGCTAAATGATGAATACAGAACTTACGATATTTTTCCAGTCGGACGGCTGGATATTGATACGGAAGGCTTGCTTTTGCTTACAAATGATGGAGTTTTGTCACATAATTTGCTTTCTCCCAAAAAACACGTGGATAAGAAATATTATGTAAAAATAGCAAATCCTCTTAGTGAAGATGATATAAAAATGTTGGAAAATGGAATAAAACTGGAAGAAAACTTTGTAACAAAAAAGGCAAAAGTTGAAATAATTTGTAATGGTTCTGAAAAGGAAAGTAAAAATTCTGATTTTGATGAAAATAAAAATAATAAAAATGAAAATTTGGTATATATAACAATTTCTGAAGGAAAGTTTCATCAAGTGAAGAGAATGTTTAAAGCTGTCAATAATGAGGTGCTTTATTTGAAGAGGGTAAAAATGGGAAATCTTTTACTGGATGAAAAGCTGGAACTTGGGGAATATCGGGAATTGACAGAGGAAGAACTGAATAATTTGAAAGTTTAA
- the aroE gene encoding shikimate dehydrogenase codes for MERYGLLGEKLGHSYSKEIHEIFFELTGKKASYEMIERETDEIGELLESIRNGKFNGINVTIPYKLEVIKYLDEVSETAKKIGAVNTITLRDGKLIGDNSDYFGFLKTLELNNIDVNGKKVLVLGTGGASKAIYNALVDNGAKNIYLATIIENDPFKVRTQDRLLHYSAISSLRDIELIVNCTPVGMYPAIDNCPLEKKNLINTNAVVDIVYNPEETVLMTKYKLKGVKVANGLIMLISQAIKSEEIWHNEKYDTEILKEIHKRLAKKLYK; via the coding sequence ATGGAAAGATATGGATTATTGGGGGAAAAGTTGGGACATAGCTATTCAAAGGAAATTCATGAGATTTTTTTTGAACTGACTGGAAAAAAGGCGAGCTATGAAATGATTGAAAGGGAGACTGACGAGATTGGGGAATTGCTGGAAAGTATAAGAAATGGAAAGTTTAATGGGATTAATGTTACAATTCCGTATAAGCTGGAAGTTATTAAATATCTTGATGAGGTGTCGGAAACTGCTAAGAAGATTGGGGCGGTGAATACGATAACGTTACGAGATGGCAAGTTGATTGGGGATAATTCTGATTACTTTGGATTTTTGAAAACTTTGGAATTAAATAATATTGATGTGAATGGGAAAAAAGTGCTTGTACTAGGAACTGGAGGGGCTTCAAAGGCTATTTACAATGCACTGGTTGATAATGGGGCAAAAAATATTTATCTTGCTACAATTATTGAAAATGATCCATTTAAGGTGAGAACGCAGGATAGGTTGCTTCATTATTCGGCGATTTCGTCATTACGGGACATTGAATTAATTGTAAACTGTACACCGGTTGGGATGTATCCTGCCATTGATAACTGCCCACTTGAGAAGAAAAATCTAATTAACACAAATGCAGTGGTTGACATCGTATACAATCCCGAAGAAACGGTTCTTATGACAAAATATAAATTAAAGGGCGTAAAAGTGGCAAACGGACTTATAATGCTCATTTCACAAGCTATAAAATCAGAAGAGATTTGGCACAATGAAAAATATGACACAGAAATTCTGAAAGAAATACACAAAAGATTAGCAAAAAAATTATATAAATAA
- a CDS encoding DUF4250 domain-containing protein, with product MINFETKDIMLLYSLVNMKLRDEFLDLNDLVNYYGVDKNELLNRFNKAGYKYMESENQFKKM from the coding sequence ATGATAAATTTTGAAACAAAAGATATAATGCTGCTTTATAGCCTTGTAAACATGAAATTGCGGGATGAATTTCTGGATTTGAACGATTTGGTAAATTACTATGGTGTTGATAAAAATGAGCTTTTGAATAGATTTAATAAAGCAGGATATAAGTATATGGAAAGTGAAAATCAGTTTAAAAAAATGTAA
- a CDS encoding shikimate kinase, protein MKNIVLIGMPACGKSTVGYWLSKKTGYPLLDVDKYLEEKENRVISDIFSNEGEEYFRELETKYLKELSEKEGIIISTGGGAVKKKENIDILKQNGIVIFLNRGIADISKENHENRPLLQDIDNIQKLYDERIDLYRKYADIIIKNNDDMDVIVNRIITSLKGKL, encoded by the coding sequence ATGAAAAATATTGTATTAATTGGAATGCCTGCCTGCGGAAAAAGTACAGTTGGATATTGGCTCTCAAAGAAGACGGGGTATCCACTTTTAGATGTGGATAAATACTTGGAAGAAAAGGAAAATAGAGTTATTTCAGATATTTTTTCAAACGAAGGTGAAGAATATTTTAGGGAACTTGAAACAAAGTATTTGAAGGAATTGTCGGAAAAGGAAGGAATTATTATTTCGACGGGCGGTGGAGCCGTTAAAAAGAAAGAAAATATTGATATTTTGAAACAAAATGGAATTGTAATATTCTTAAACAGGGGAATTGCCGATATTTCCAAGGAAAATCACGAAAATCGCCCTCTTTTGCAGGATATTGACAATATTCAGAAATTGTATGATGAAAGAATAGATTTGTATAGGAAATACGCAGATATTATTATAAAAAATAATGATGATATGGATGTAATTGTGAATAGAATAATTACATCTTTAAAAGGAAAGCTTTAG
- the aroQ gene encoding type II 3-dehydroquinate dehydratase: protein MKKIMIINGPNLNFLGIREKDVYGNDDYESICSYIKEKFSDKKVRIDILQSNSEGKLIDFLQSAYFRNFDGIVINPGAYTHYSYAILDAIKSISIPTVEVHLSNIHEREDFRKISVTASACIAQIYGKGKDGYVEAVELLIKDEN, encoded by the coding sequence ATGAAAAAAATAATGATTATAAATGGCCCTAATCTGAATTTTTTAGGAATCAGGGAAAAAGATGTTTATGGAAATGATGATTATGAAAGTATTTGTAGCTATATAAAAGAAAAGTTTTCAGATAAAAAGGTGAGAATAGATATTTTACAATCAAATTCGGAGGGAAAACTTATTGATTTTTTACAGTCAGCATATTTTAGGAACTTTGATGGAATTGTAATAAATCCGGGAGCCTATACTCATTACAGTTATGCAATTCTTGACGCAATAAAGTCAATATCAATTCCAACAGTGGAAGTACATTTGAGCAATATTCACGAAAGGGAAGATTTTAGAAAAATTTCAGTTACGGCATCTGCCTGCATTGCCCAAATTTACGGGAAAGGCAAGGATGGATATGTAGAAGCTGTGGAACTGCTGATAAAGGATGAAAATTAA
- a CDS encoding HutP family protein, with protein MEENNKSVEICRTALKMAISSRDEEKKLMQDYRKIGIKTAAVNVGGAMPQSRFKFIESALMAAKRNNLIQDVHAHDGAVIGAMREAMSQIEAIINGLSVGGKIGLAREGEHLAVAIFLSVGILQFNEVITSVAHRSVSILDNEK; from the coding sequence ATGGAAGAAAATAATAAAAGTGTAGAAATATGCAGAACAGCACTAAAAATGGCTATTTCTTCACGAGATGAAGAAAAAAAATTGATGCAGGACTACCGAAAAATAGGGATAAAAACTGCTGCTGTAAATGTTGGTGGTGCAATGCCCCAGTCCCGTTTTAAATTTATCGAAAGTGCATTAATGGCGGCAAAACGCAATAATCTGATTCAGGACGTGCATGCTCATGATGGTGCAGTTATCGGTGCAATGAGGGAAGCAATGAGCCAGATTGAAGCGATTATAAACGGGCTTAGCGTTGGTGGAAAAATTGGGCTGGCACGAGAAGGGGAACATCTGGCTGTGGCGATATTTTTAAGTGTGGGAATATTACAGTTTAATGAAGTGATAACTTCTGTTGCTCATCGTTCTGTTTCAATACTTGATAATGAGAAATAA
- a CDS encoding dTMP kinase, whose protein sequence is MGKLIIIEGTDGSGKQTQTELLYNKLKKIKGKNKIKKISFPNYESRASEPVKMYLAGEFGKTAESVNAYAASVLYSVDRFASFKTEWEDFYNNGGIVISDRYTISNMIHQVPKILDEAEKEKYLNWLIDLEWDKIGIPKPDIVFFLDIPFEFSQKLMKDRENKITGKKEKDIHEKDKNYLKNAYEVAKKLSVKYGWNVISCVNENNLRAIENINDEMLEIVLKNI, encoded by the coding sequence ATGGGAAAATTAATAATTATTGAAGGTACAGACGGAAGCGGAAAACAGACGCAGACAGAATTGCTGTACAACAAACTGAAAAAAATAAAAGGGAAAAATAAGATAAAAAAAATATCTTTCCCGAACTATGAAAGCAGAGCCTCCGAGCCAGTGAAAATGTATCTTGCAGGTGAATTTGGAAAAACGGCTGAAAGTGTGAATGCCTATGCAGCTTCGGTTCTTTACTCAGTTGACAGGTTTGCCTCGTTTAAGACAGAATGGGAAGACTTTTATAATAATGGCGGCATTGTTATTAGTGACAGATACACAATTTCAAATATGATTCATCAGGTACCCAAAATTTTGGATGAAGCTGAGAAAGAAAAATATTTAAATTGGTTGATAGATCTGGAATGGGATAAAATTGGAATACCGAAGCCAGATATTGTGTTTTTTCTGGACATTCCTTTTGAGTTTAGTCAAAAACTTATGAAAGACAGGGAAAATAAAATAACTGGTAAAAAAGAGAAAGATATTCACGAAAAAGACAAAAATTATTTAAAAAATGCGTATGAAGTTGCTAAAAAGTTGTCAGTAAAATATGGATGGAACGTGATTTCGTGTGTTAATGAGAATAATTTAAGAGCAATAGAGAATATAAATGATGAAATGCTGGAAATAGTATTGAAAAATATATAA
- a CDS encoding oligopeptide ABC transporter substrate-binding protein codes for MKKWKLIITFLVLIFAVSCNPGKKRSEMPGAKLNLSLFPEKTSNNEPAVEGGTLKVAIVKDDPLVGVFNETFYSDGYDGEIISMFLSSSIFEVDENFEITDTGPATLTVDAKNKKATIKIKDGIKWSDGQPLTSDDIIFPYEIIGNKDYTGVRYTEETQKIVGMKEYHDGKAQNISGIKKIDNKTVEISFLQLGQSIYTVANGLVGNALPKHYLKGTPIKDLISSDKIRIKPVTLGPYNLTKVSRGESLEFTANPYYYKGKPRIDKAIVQVVNSQSIVAALKAGKYDFVLDMPDSLYNNYKDLKNIETLGQQDLYYSYLAFKLGHYDKAKGENVTDPNAKMSDVRLRQALAYGINVEEIAQAFYFGLRQEATSAIPPVFKKYFPKDLKGYPYNPEKAKQLLDEAGYKDVNGDGIREDKNGKPFEIKMAFMAGGDVAEPLAQNYIQSWKKIGIKAVLTSGRLLAFQNFYEKVQGDSKDIDVFFGAWGVGTSLDPTGSAGRKSQLNFSRFASEENDRLIGEILGEKSLTVPNYKVEAYKNWQKYYIGQAAEVPLMYRYKLYPINKRLKNVYIGYDSSLKDEGIHKWELTAITPMR; via the coding sequence ATGAAAAAATGGAAATTAATAATCACGTTTCTTGTATTAATATTCGCAGTTTCGTGTAATCCTGGTAAAAAGAGAAGTGAAATGCCGGGAGCAAAACTAAATTTATCATTATTTCCAGAAAAAACATCAAATAATGAGCCTGCAGTAGAAGGCGGAACTTTGAAAGTGGCGATAGTAAAGGATGATCCATTGGTTGGGGTTTTTAATGAAACATTTTATTCAGATGGCTATGATGGCGAGATTATCTCAATGTTTTTAAGTTCGAGTATATTTGAAGTAGACGAAAATTTTGAGATAACAGATACAGGACCTGCAACTCTTACAGTTGACGCAAAAAATAAAAAAGCTACAATAAAAATAAAAGATGGCATAAAATGGTCTGACGGACAGCCTCTAACATCTGATGACATTATTTTCCCTTATGAAATTATAGGAAATAAAGATTATACAGGTGTGAGATATACTGAAGAAACTCAGAAAATTGTTGGGATGAAGGAATATCACGATGGGAAAGCCCAAAATATTTCAGGAATAAAAAAAATAGACAATAAAACGGTGGAGATCTCATTTCTACAACTGGGACAAAGTATTTACACAGTTGCAAACGGTTTAGTTGGAAATGCACTACCAAAACACTATTTAAAAGGAACTCCGATAAAGGACTTGATTTCATCGGATAAAATTAGAATAAAACCAGTAACATTGGGGCCGTATAATTTGACAAAAGTTTCACGTGGAGAGAGTCTGGAATTTACGGCAAACCCGTATTATTACAAAGGAAAGCCAAGAATTGACAAGGCGATAGTGCAAGTGGTAAACTCGCAATCAATAGTGGCTGCGTTAAAAGCTGGAAAATATGATTTTGTATTGGATATGCCGGATTCACTGTACAATAATTATAAAGATTTGAAAAATATAGAAACTTTAGGGCAACAGGATTTGTATTATTCGTATTTAGCTTTTAAATTGGGGCATTATGACAAGGCTAAAGGTGAAAATGTGACAGATCCGAATGCCAAGATGTCAGATGTGAGACTACGGCAAGCACTTGCATACGGTATAAATGTTGAGGAAATAGCACAGGCATTTTATTTTGGGTTAAGGCAGGAAGCGACTTCAGCAATTCCTCCTGTTTTCAAGAAATATTTTCCAAAGGATTTGAAAGGTTATCCGTATAATCCTGAAAAAGCAAAACAGTTATTGGATGAAGCGGGATACAAGGATGTAAATGGCGATGGAATCCGTGAAGATAAAAATGGAAAACCTTTTGAAATAAAGATGGCATTTATGGCTGGTGGGGATGTGGCAGAGCCGCTTGCTCAAAATTACATTCAAAGCTGGAAAAAGATAGGAATAAAAGCTGTTCTTACATCAGGAAGATTGCTAGCTTTCCAGAATTTTTACGAAAAAGTGCAGGGAGATTCTAAAGATATAGATGTGTTCTTTGGAGCTTGGGGAGTTGGAACAAGTCTAGATCCAACTGGATCAGCAGGAAGAAAATCCCAGCTTAACTTTTCTCGTTTTGCATCAGAAGAAAATGACAGGCTAATAGGTGAAATATTAGGAGAAAAATCATTAACAGTTCCAAATTATAAAGTGGAAGCATACAAAAACTGGCAAAAATACTACATTGGGCAAGCAGCGGAAGTCCCGTTAATGTACAGATACAAACTTTATCCGATAAATAAACGGCTAAAAAATGTGTATATTGGTTATGATTCGTCATTAAAGGATGAAGGGATTCATAAGTGGGAATTAACGGCAATTACACCAATGAGATAG